A stretch of Schaalia odontolytica DNA encodes these proteins:
- the mtrA gene encoding MtrAB system response regulator MtrA has translation MSSRILVVDDDVALAEMIGIVLQNEGYEVVFCADGSAALAQFQEHNPDLVLLDVMLPGMDGFDVCRAIRRVSDAPIVMLTARSDTSDVVTGLEAGADDYVPKPFKPKELVARVRARLRGREDSQADEGLSLQDLSIDVAGHIVKREGRVIALTPLEFDLLVTLARSPWKVFSREELLEQVWGYRHAADTRLVNVHVQRLRSKIEHDPERPELVVTVRGVGYRAGAGA, from the coding sequence ATGAGTTCGCGCATCCTCGTCGTCGACGACGACGTCGCCCTGGCTGAGATGATCGGCATTGTCCTCCAGAACGAGGGCTATGAGGTCGTCTTCTGTGCCGACGGATCCGCTGCGTTGGCTCAATTTCAAGAGCACAATCCGGACTTGGTCCTCCTGGATGTCATGCTGCCCGGCATGGACGGCTTTGACGTGTGCCGCGCGATCCGTCGTGTCTCGGATGCTCCGATCGTTATGTTGACCGCCCGTTCCGATACCTCTGATGTCGTGACGGGTCTCGAGGCCGGTGCCGACGATTATGTTCCCAAGCCCTTCAAGCCCAAGGAACTCGTGGCGCGCGTGCGCGCGCGGCTGCGGGGCCGTGAGGACTCGCAGGCCGATGAGGGCCTGTCCCTCCAGGACCTGTCGATCGACGTTGCCGGCCACATCGTCAAGCGTGAGGGGCGCGTCATCGCGCTGACCCCTCTGGAATTCGATTTGCTGGTGACCCTGGCGCGCTCGCCGTGGAAGGTGTTCTCACGCGAGGAGCTCCTCGAGCAGGTGTGGGGCTACCGTCATGCCGCCGACACCAGGCTCGTCAATGTTCACGTGCAGCGCCTTCGCTCCAAGATTGAACACGATCCGGAGCGTCCCGAGCTGGTCGTAACTGTCCGCGGGGTTGGGTACCGTGCCGGCGCAGGGGCGTAG
- a CDS encoding DUF4350 domain-containing protein encodes MKATQVAVVTPTARERFAAARPMIIIVVFSLLLVIAASILPAAGYNNAPVGIRNKEGDGARALAQVLGDHGISVRDVNAQQAASVDENTTLVVIFPSRMTEEMAKAIETRTNVVYVGLEEDQGSYSVYLQGLRSSRKYSSKTWLTPGCTSVIAGRTQHLQASDYVLSGTVDGWNLCFSDDGRNYAYAERSDSGRFRALIPDSLRLRNRAISEGGNAALAINAIGRTPKVAWYSPTRTDTPTGTSTQELLTSPYLMPAFLMVIAACLLAGLARGRRLGPLTSERLPIEVPASETLIGKARLMRSQRAYEHAAQALRSSTASRIATALGVAHTADREALTHAMEQRGLPASRCSALLWGPPPTSEKALIRLANDLDALEKEIRHD; translated from the coding sequence GTGAAAGCCACACAGGTCGCCGTCGTCACTCCGACGGCCCGCGAGCGCTTCGCCGCGGCACGCCCGATGATCATCATCGTCGTATTCTCGCTGCTGTTAGTGATCGCGGCGTCCATCCTGCCCGCGGCCGGGTACAACAACGCCCCCGTCGGTATTCGGAATAAGGAGGGCGATGGGGCGCGTGCCCTCGCCCAGGTGCTGGGCGACCACGGTATCTCCGTGCGTGACGTGAACGCGCAGCAGGCCGCGTCGGTCGACGAGAATACAACTCTCGTCGTTATTTTCCCGTCGCGTATGACCGAGGAGATGGCGAAGGCTATCGAGACGCGCACGAACGTCGTCTACGTGGGCCTCGAGGAGGATCAAGGATCATACTCCGTCTACCTTCAGGGCTTACGTTCCAGTCGCAAATACAGCAGCAAGACGTGGCTCACCCCCGGCTGCACGTCCGTTATTGCGGGCCGTACCCAGCATCTGCAGGCCTCGGACTACGTACTGTCCGGCACAGTCGACGGATGGAATCTGTGCTTCTCCGACGACGGCAGGAACTACGCGTACGCCGAGCGCTCCGACTCTGGCCGATTCCGCGCTCTGATCCCCGACTCCCTGCGCCTGCGCAACCGCGCGATCTCCGAGGGAGGAAATGCCGCGCTGGCAATCAACGCGATCGGCCGAACCCCGAAGGTCGCATGGTATTCGCCGACGCGCACCGATACTCCGACGGGCACGTCGACGCAGGAGCTGCTCACTTCCCCGTACCTCATGCCCGCGTTCCTCATGGTCATCGCCGCCTGCCTGCTGGCGGGCCTCGCGCGTGGGCGCAGGCTCGGCCCCCTCACCTCCGAACGCCTCCCCATCGAGGTCCCGGCCTCCGAGACGCTTATCGGCAAGGCCCGCCTCATGCGTTCCCAGCGCGCCTACGAGCATGCCGCGCAGGCACTGCGCAGCTCCACGGCCTCGCGCATCGCGACCGCCCTGGGCGTTGCGCACACCGCCGACCGGGAGGCCCTCACTCACGCGATGGAACAGCGAGGCCTGCCCGCCTCGCGCTGCTCCGCCCTCCTGTGGGGTCCGCCCCCAACCTCCGAAAAGGCGCTCATCCGCCTCGCCAATGACCTCGACGCTCTCGAAAAGGAGATTCGCCATGACTAG
- a CDS encoding AAA family ATPase, with translation MTSPIPGPAPEGMPQPGPIPAAPPNGYAPQGAPAPYAPQVQVAPQDARASFSAPTGEGWSGRALNETEKRTQEALLALKAEIGKAVVGQDAAISGLIVALVAGGHALLEGVPGVAKTLLVRTLSRALDVDMARIQFTPDLMPADITGSMVWDAGQSEFVFREGPVFTNLLLADEINRTPPKTQSALLESMEEHTVSIDGETRQLPEPFMVIATQNPVEYEGTYPLPEAQLDRFLLKLELPLPSREAEIDIIARHQAGFSPMALAEAGIRPVASAADIQAAHAVASRIEVSPAVMAYLVDLCRATRTSPAVRLGVSPRGATALLRTSRVWAFLQGRGFVTPDDVKTMAPVTLAHRLGLRAEANLEGVTATDVVAGVLAATPVPR, from the coding sequence ATGACTAGCCCGATCCCCGGCCCCGCGCCCGAGGGCATGCCCCAGCCCGGCCCCATCCCCGCAGCGCCGCCGAACGGCTACGCTCCGCAGGGCGCGCCGGCCCCCTACGCACCCCAGGTGCAGGTCGCCCCGCAGGACGCCCGCGCCTCGTTCTCTGCGCCCACCGGCGAGGGCTGGTCGGGCCGCGCGCTCAATGAGACCGAGAAGCGTACCCAGGAGGCGCTCCTTGCCCTGAAGGCAGAGATCGGCAAGGCGGTCGTCGGCCAGGACGCCGCGATCAGCGGGCTCATCGTCGCCCTCGTCGCGGGCGGTCACGCGCTCCTCGAAGGCGTGCCCGGCGTCGCGAAGACGCTGCTCGTGCGTACCCTGTCGCGCGCCCTCGACGTGGACATGGCGCGTATCCAGTTCACCCCCGACCTCATGCCCGCCGATATCACGGGCTCGATGGTGTGGGACGCCGGTCAGTCCGAGTTCGTCTTCCGTGAGGGCCCCGTCTTCACGAACCTGCTGCTCGCGGACGAGATCAACCGTACGCCTCCGAAGACCCAGTCGGCCCTCCTCGAGTCGATGGAAGAGCACACCGTCTCGATCGACGGCGAGACCCGTCAGCTCCCCGAGCCGTTCATGGTGATCGCGACGCAGAACCCGGTTGAGTACGAGGGCACCTACCCGCTGCCCGAGGCCCAGCTGGACCGTTTCCTGCTCAAGCTCGAGCTGCCGCTGCCGTCGCGTGAGGCCGAGATCGACATCATCGCGCGTCACCAGGCGGGCTTCAGCCCGATGGCGCTGGCCGAGGCCGGCATCCGCCCGGTCGCCAGCGCAGCCGATATTCAGGCTGCCCACGCGGTGGCATCCCGCATCGAGGTCTCACCGGCCGTCATGGCCTACCTCGTTGATCTGTGCCGCGCGACGCGCACCTCCCCCGCCGTGCGTCTGGGCGTGTCTCCCCGAGGCGCGACCGCGCTGCTGCGCACCTCGCGCGTGTGGGCGTTCCTCCAGGGCCGCGGCTTCGTCACCCCCGACGACGTCAAGACGATGGCTCCCGTGACGCTTGCACACCGCCTGGGTCTGCGCGCCGAAGCCAACCTCGAGGGCGTTACCGCCACGGACGTCGTCGCCGGTGTCCTCGCGGCTACCCCCGTGCCCCGCTGA
- a CDS encoding DUF4129 domain-containing protein, which yields MIGLFSCDAPLTPDEGEAHEWIVEELSHSEYANVPNPIARWIASLIDSFWDALSWKGQGTPPVSLIFMIVGIIAVAAIIIALILNPIRLAKRVSPTVFEEEASETEAQASFDEAVAAQDWDLAYVWAYRLMVLGLDAQDVVTSTPGLTAREAAHAATRVAPMFGPQLDQFAQAFDQVRYGRSGVSSDQVDALRRFTPDLLRACRDAEVAS from the coding sequence GTGATCGGCCTGTTCTCCTGCGATGCTCCGCTGACCCCCGATGAGGGGGAGGCGCACGAGTGGATCGTTGAGGAACTCTCTCACAGCGAGTACGCGAATGTTCCCAACCCCATCGCGCGCTGGATCGCGTCGCTCATTGACTCGTTCTGGGATGCCCTGTCCTGGAAGGGGCAGGGCACTCCCCCGGTCTCCCTGATCTTTATGATCGTGGGAATCATCGCGGTCGCCGCAATCATCATTGCGCTTATCCTCAACCCGATCCGCCTCGCCAAGCGCGTCTCTCCCACCGTGTTCGAGGAGGAGGCCAGCGAAACGGAGGCCCAGGCCTCGTTCGACGAGGCCGTGGCAGCCCAGGACTGGGACCTGGCCTACGTGTGGGCGTACCGTCTCATGGTTTTGGGCCTCGATGCTCAAGATGTCGTGACGTCCACGCCCGGCTTGACGGCGCGCGAGGCGGCGCACGCTGCGACGCGAGTCGCACCCATGTTCGGCCCCCAGCTCGATCAGTTTGCACAGGCCTTTGACCAGGTGCGCTACGGCCGCTCCGGCGTTTCATCCGATCAGGTCGATGCGTTGCGCCGCTTCACCCCGGACCTCCTGCGCGCGTGCCGCGATGCGGAGGTGGCATCGTGA
- a CDS encoding glycerophosphoryl diester phosphodiesterase membrane domain-containing protein, protein MSSPWTSPDPSAPYQGWTPQPQTGEPTPQQGYGAQPAYGAQQGYAAPQGYGAQQGYAAPQAAQGYGAQQGYPGYTAPQAAQGYGAQPSYGAQPGYNAQPGASGYSTTNRWGWQAKPGIIPLRPLTIGDLFSGAFEAIRSNPKVLFGFTVVIMLLVSLIASVSILLSGLGYESVTGAANDPQALQRSTTDEANALLLRMISSMVQWIVTFAGTSILTGLLASTVSQMTVGRKLTLSEAWAMTRKRLGSLIGSFALTALITATPIVLWIVAVFVSIAVVDGNRDMWWLALLTFAAIIPIFILLYFFQVKLLFAPMCAVLEEIGPVASLKRSWSLVKGEFWPTLGRFLLMNLVIGFIGGFIGFIIGLIGGLFTLAVTNDPSSPIGLAISMFFVMLGSGLLLPFSAAFETLMYTDLRIRKENFAAVLAQAGAQQQ, encoded by the coding sequence ATGAGCTCCCCCTGGACCTCTCCCGATCCGTCCGCCCCCTACCAGGGATGGACGCCGCAGCCCCAGACCGGCGAACCGACGCCCCAGCAGGGCTATGGGGCACAACCCGCCTACGGCGCTCAGCAGGGTTACGCGGCCCCCCAGGGATACGGAGCCCAGCAGGGTTACGCGGCCCCCCAGGCCGCCCAGGGATACGGAGCCCAGCAGGGTTACCCGGGTTACACGGCCCCCCAGGCCGCCCAGGGATACGGAGCCCAGCCCTCCTACGGCGCACAGCCGGGCTACAACGCCCAGCCCGGGGCATCCGGCTACTCCACCACCAACCGGTGGGGATGGCAGGCCAAGCCCGGCATCATCCCGCTGCGCCCCCTGACGATCGGCGACCTGTTCAGCGGCGCCTTCGAGGCGATCCGCTCGAATCCGAAGGTTCTCTTCGGCTTCACCGTCGTCATCATGCTGTTGGTGTCGCTCATCGCCAGTGTGTCGATCCTGCTCTCGGGCCTCGGATACGAGTCCGTCACCGGTGCTGCGAACGACCCCCAGGCACTCCAGCGATCGACGACGGATGAGGCCAACGCTCTCCTCCTGCGAATGATTTCGAGCATGGTGCAATGGATCGTCACGTTCGCGGGGACGAGCATCCTCACGGGCCTGCTGGCCTCGACCGTCTCCCAGATGACGGTCGGTAGGAAACTGACGTTGAGCGAGGCGTGGGCGATGACGCGCAAGCGACTCGGGTCACTCATCGGCTCCTTTGCGTTGACCGCTCTCATCACGGCGACTCCGATTGTCCTCTGGATCGTCGCTGTCTTCGTGTCGATCGCCGTAGTGGACGGTAACCGTGATATGTGGTGGCTCGCTCTTCTCACCTTCGCTGCAATTATCCCCATCTTTATCCTGTTGTATTTCTTCCAGGTCAAGCTGCTGTTCGCCCCGATGTGCGCGGTGCTGGAAGAGATCGGTCCCGTTGCTTCGCTGAAGCGTTCCTGGTCGCTCGTCAAGGGTGAATTCTGGCCGACTCTCGGCCGCTTCCTACTCATGAACCTCGTCATCGGATTCATCGGCGGATTCATCGGATTCATCATCGGCCTCATCGGCGGCCTGTTCACGCTCGCGGTGACGAACGACCCCTCAAGCCCGATCGGCTTGGCGATCTCCATGTTCTTCGTCATGCTCGGCTCCGGGCTCCTGCTGCCCTTCTCTGCAGCGTTCGAGACGCTCATGTACACGGATCTGCGCATCCGCAAGGAGAACTTCGCCGCGGTCCTGGCACAGGCAGGCGCTCAGCAGCAGTGA